Genomic window (Actinomycetota bacterium):
AGGTGTGGATGGCGTCCAGGGTGATGCGCCGGGCGTGGATGCGGCAGATGACCCGGGTCTCCCGCCACCGTTGCGCGGCCGGGTAGATGTGGCCGTAGTAGGCCGGGTGGCGGGTGTACTTGCGCGTCAGCGCGTCCAGGTGGTCCAGGGCACCGTCGAAGACGAGCTCGGCGTGGCCGCGGAGCTGAAGGTAGCGGGCGGGGTTGTCGGGGTCGACGACCAGCAGGCTGACCTTGGGGTTGGCGGCCAGGTTGCGGCCTTTCTGCCGCTCCAGGGTGGTGTTGACTCGGGCCCAGGCGCCGTCCCAGTCGACCCAGACCAGGCTGGACTGGGGCTGGCCGTCGCCGCCCATGGTGGTCATGACCCCACAGATCGGCCGGGTCAGCAGGTCCAGATGGGAGGCCGGGACCGTTAGCGGCTTGGACGCGGACAGCGTGGTCATCTCCGTCCGCCCTTCTTCCCGGTGGCGTCCAACGCGACCACGTGGGTGGGCCGGATCCGGCACAGGACCGGGATCTCGGTGTCGGCGAAGCGGGCTGGGATGGCGTCGCCGAAGTAGCGGATCGGCCGTCCGGCGTAGGTGCTCGCGAGAGCGTCTAGGTGCTCGGCCGCGCCTGCCTGGGTCATCTCGACGACCCTGCCGCGGACCTCCAGGTAGCGGTTGGGCTGGCGCGGGTCATAGCACAGTAGGGTGACTCGGGGGT
Coding sequences:
- a CDS encoding PPOX class F420-dependent oxidoreductase yields the protein MTTLSASKPLTVPASHLDLLTRPICGVMTTMGGDGQPQSSLVWVDWDGAWARVNTTLERQKGRNLAANPKVSLLVVDPDNPARYLQLRGHAELVFDGALDHLDALTRKYTRHPAYYGHIYPAAQRWRETRVICRIHARRITLDAIHT
- a CDS encoding TIGR03618 family F420-dependent PPOX class oxidoreductase — translated: MRTIGLRSDHPPDQIPASHRDLVQCPPVAALTTVTPKGYPQTSVVWCDYDGVCVRVNTMRGFAKERNMRANPRVTLLCYDPRQPNRYLEVRGRVVEMTQAGAAEHLDALASTYAGRPIRYFGDAIPARFADTEIPVLCRIRPTHVVALDATGKKGGRR